From Juglans regia cultivar Chandler chromosome 9, Walnut 2.0, whole genome shotgun sequence:
TCAATGCGATATATTtagaaggaaaatactttatattttaatataataatatttaaatggaaaaacgattaaattttttaaaatttgaatattaaaatttaaatcttaccatttaagtgatgttaATGGTGTGCCTATACATTggcttgagaatagaataattaatttcaatgaaaAATTCAATTCTCAAGTCAGTGTGTAGAGCACATCTAATAAAATGCTTACATAGcaaaaatttgatttggaagataaattttaaaaattgaatcttaCTGATTAAATCTTAgcatttaagtgatgtggatgACATGCTCTACACACCggcttgagaatagaataactccatttcaatacaataatataaataaaaaatattatagcttAACGGTCCAATAAAAACACTATTTAAATGGAAAACAAgatcttatatatttaaatgggaaaatatattttaataagattttgaaaaataagtgcCATGGGAAaagacaaattttaaaaatatgatggtaagaaaaaaaaaaaaaagaaagaatatttaGATTGAATGGTGAAAGTGAATAGTCAAAATGGAGATTCGGATGTAGGTGGATagtcaaaagggaaaaaagatgATCTTCTAACTAAATGTTAGCCAAACATTTGTTGAGCCAAGTATGATTGCTCTAATAATCCCTTGGTTATGCATTTTAGCATTGTAGGTAGTGTTCAGGGTTAGATTTATCTGCACCATAACTAGTGCTTTAATTCAAAGTCTATGCCTTCatccatacaattttttttttttttttctgaacttTACTCACTTCTTCCCTGACCGATGATGGAAGAATGGGATGTAGTCAATTGTTTCCTCTAAGGACTACGAGGTACAAATTGGAAGGAATTTTAAAGCAGATCTAACAGCAATTGTTGTAGTTGAATTTCATATTACGTGCAGCATCAGATTAGGAATTCAAAGAGAATGACATGCATTTCGCCTTGCTTAGGTGCTCTGATCTGACTAACTGTTGGCAATGACTAAATTTAACAATTCTGTCCTGAAAAATAAGTTTTCCTTGTGAAGTCACTGAGGATTGAAGAACCTGGCTATTGTTTTGTAGAACTTCTAATACTTCCCTAgtcaaattttttcatttatctcCTTTCATGAACAGGGCTTTCTCGGTATAAGTGGAGCAATACTAATCCAAGTGTATGACACTCTGTGCAAGGGCAGGCCAAGCACGTACATTCTGATGCTTGCTCTGTTTCCTACATTCATCTCCCTTGCGCTTATGTTttttgtgagaatttataaAGCAACTACAGGTGATGACAAGAGGCACTTAAATGGCTATTCTTCTGTTGCTCTGGTCATTGCTGGTTATCTTATGGTTCTTATAATTTTGGAAAACGTCTTCACCTTGCCATTTTGGGCACAAATTTCTACATTTATTCTTCTTCTGTTTCTACTCGCATCACCTCTTGGAATTTCAATCAAGGCACAGAAGGAGGACACAAGGAGATTACAACAAACAGATTCAATTGATAGTAATCTTTTAACTGAAAGTGCCGAGCAAATTACTTCCCAAAAGTTTTCTTCAGCAGAGGATCCCATAGAGTATCATGAAGTCCAAGGTGGAGTGGGTGGAGAGGGGACCAGTTCAGTTGACAAAACACTTGCGGATGCAGAACACTTGAATCTATTGCAAGCTATGCGTACTGTAAACTTCTGGTTGTTGTTTGTTGCCATGATATGTGGAATGGGCTCTGGGCTGGCTACAATTAACAACATGAGCCAAATGGGGGAATCTCTCAGTTACAAAACCGTGGAGATAAATAACTTGGTTTCTCTATGGAGTATATGGAATTTCCTTGGCCGTTTCGGAGCGGGATATGTATCGGATTATTTACTGCACACAAGAGGTTGGGCAAGGCCATTGTTGATGGCTATTACGCTAGCCACAATGACAGCTGGCCATGTAGTAATTGCTTTTGGTTTTCCCGGAAATTTATATATGGGTTCAATCCTAGTGGGAATTTGTTATGGTTCACAGTGGTCGCTAATGCCCACGATCACTTCGGAGATATTTGGAGTCAGGCACATGGGTACTATTTTCAACACAATTTCCATAGCAAGTCCTGTCGGATCTTATATTTTCTCTGTAAGAGTGATAGGGTATATTTATGACAAAGAAGCATCTGGTGAAGATGGCACCTGCCATGGCACTGGCTGCTTTATGTCATCTTTCCTGATCATGGCATCTGTGACTTTTTTCGGTTTCCTTGTTGCTGTTGCATTGTTCTTCCGGACTAAGAGGTTCTATCAGCTTGTCGTGCTTAGAAGGTTAAAACATTCTCTAAATGACAAGTAAATCGTGCACGTGAATGTAATGAATGAGGCCATCAcctcctttttttctcttttttttttttatataattcaaaagctcataatttacttttttctttgttattgatTGAATCATATCTCCGTTTTCAGAAGAGAAGTTAAGTTATAGTTTGCCATATTAttgatatgtaaatataaaaaatcagtGAATATATTTACTGATTTGTTCTGTGAGCACCAACAGcttgtttaatattattctcaACTCGTTTACttatttgttcttcttcttcattagttttagttttttttttttttttttttttaaaaaaagagggcgAAGCAAGGATCATTTTGTTTgttcacatttttattttccaagttTTTACTGAAGTATTTTGTGCTATTAAGTTTCATGAATTCTCTGAATTCGTTTATTTATGTAATTGATGGTCCACTTAGAAGACTGATCCGGATATTGATTATGTAGTGATAATGTTGATTCTCTTCTTTATATGGTTATCGAATATTGATTGCCCATATCTTTTTTCATCCTCATTGTTCATACATTTGTACACTTGTATGTGAAACAGAGATTTTGTCCATTCTCTATCCTTCCCATTTGTTTGACTTAAATTAACTTAACTCTTCCAGTTTtgtataaataatcattatagttaatttttttcaatataaccCATGGAAAGTAAGAGTTAGCACTCTGGATCAACTCTTGGATTTCAACCTctgggcaaccattttatcagTGACAATCCTCGGATTCTTTGCCTAGGTTGATCCTAGAACAGAACAAAAGTCTTATAATATAACAGGACCTTGAAGCTCCCGGCagtgaatgaatgaaaagatgATTGCTGAAATATTTAGGACAGAATATGCTAAATGCCACACCCTGGAGAAGTCTAAGAGAGCACTAATAGTGTTGTGATTTCATCTGCAGACAATAATAATGCCTCCTGGATAGTGTATCagtttctatttatatatgtattagaaTGTTTGAAAGACAGTTACCTATATAATatacctgttttttttttaaaaaaaatattctatgcTTAATTTAGTTATGCTTGGCAGAACGTGTACTGAATCTCAATTGTCTAGTGCTTCTTTGCTATGCTTGAGAGGCTGCTGGTATATTTATGGATAAGTCATATGTAATTTTTGGCTGCTGTGTTGAGGTTGTATTGACCTGATGTTGGCAAAGGCCGAGCAGTTTATAATTGGCactttgtgtttgtgtttgtacTTTTGTACATGCTGTGTGTACACACCAGTACCAGTGCCTCCTCTTTTGGAGCTGAGGAAAGCTACTGCAAATCATACATTCTAAAATGTTTCTTTACATCTTAAGCCACATATCACAAAAATAGCTCTTGCCCTCTATCTGGTATATttatggaagaagagaaagtcaagCACCCAAAGCCTGAAGTAAGATGTGGCTTGTGAAGATCATTCCAATTCTTTCCTGTTTACTCGAGAACGTGCACTCACCCTACGCTGAACCCTACTGGTGCCCTGTGGCTTGTGAAGATCATTCCAATTCTTCCTcaattgaatattaaaaaagatatttttgtttactctctctctctctctctctctctctctgctgttGAATTTGAACTGCAGGGCATAGAATTCCCTTGTCTTGTTCCTCGAGTACTTCTGCTTCTTCATCAAAGATATTGTCAGAAGATGCTGTGGTGGCTGcacctcctccacctccaccacgACCACCTCCCCCTTTGCTGGATACTGGCAACATCAACTATAGGGATGGCGCTATTAAACCCACATCTTTACCTCTACCGCCTCCACCTATAATGCCTCCAAAGCCTGTTGCAGCAAATTTGGTTATGCCATTGCCTGCACCACCGCCACCTGGCCCCCCgctgaaaaaacaaaatgtgaatcacCTTCCACCTCCCCCACTCCAATTGTCTGCCCAACCACCTCCACCTGGTGTCAGTGGAGATGAAAAGGAGATAAACCAACCTGCATTGTTAGATGGTTTGACTTCCAAGGAGCATGCAGGTAAGCTTATCTTCGTTCTTCCTACAATGTCGTCTATCTTGAAATGCATAAGATTTTCAGAAATGAGATGGATCCACACCTAGCTAAGTAGGCATGTTCTTGTgagattttgaatattaatgtaCAGGGTAGCGTAATTGGGGTTTTCATACCCAAAAAGATACATACTTGGTTGGCAATCTAAAACCTGATGGTTTTGTACTGCTATTCCAGTTTGCACTTAGTAGCTTTAATATCTCCGTTATAGGTGTGTACCATGCTTCCTCCTCCCCCACTTGGGCTGCCAATGAAGTCAAGTAACCAGACCGAAGGTGCATCATCTGATGCTGACACCAATAATTTTTCAGCAACCAAGGATCTCTCAAAATTGGTTCCACCTCCACCCCCTCCAAGGCAACAACCTCCAGTACCTGGACCGCTCACAACTTTACAGTCGGATGTATTACCAACTGGAATATCTAGTCATCCCCCCACCACTGCCTCCTCTAGATATGCGGCCTCCATTAGTTGGTCCTGGACTTGCCGGCCTTGCAGGACCTCCTGGAGTTATGCATCTGCTAATGCCAAGGTCGTATGGTCCTCCGGGGCCTCCCCAAATGATGAGACCACCACATCCACCGGGTCCTCCACCTACCTTCCAAGAAGATGAGCATGCTACTAATAGGCCAACTGCTCCTCagaaatcttatatttataaatctgCTGCATCTACTGTTGTTAAGAGACCACTAGCTCAGTACACTACAGAACTTATAGGTATGGCTAGTTGATCCTCCTTTCCtagttatttattgtatttgtgTGTTTATAACACCAACCCACCCCCCCCACCCAAGTTTTGGTTTTGAACACTAAGGTGAATCTTATTCTGAATTTGTATGTTAATAAACCATTGTTGGTATACTGGTGCACAAACACGCAATAGATTTTTTGCATGCATGAAGAGGTATGATATCAAAGCTTGGCATTGTAATGTAATTTATGgagaatttaatattatttgagggatttacataaatatcaataaatgttaaaaaattatattcatcatcaccacacaccatacttatttttattttatttttatttttttctctcaccaaatatgtggtgtatgaaattatgaattatgagtagaagaattaaaataatttaagaagaataaaattaaaaataataaaaataagtgatgTGTAAAAATGGTGAGTAACAAAGCTCATTAAATGTTATATGAAttgcttcttatatttattattctccTCCTCTCCGAACTCTGAAATTCTGACAAAAAATTCTACAAGAacttttttgcatttgcatacatatatatatatatatatatgtgtgtgtgtagtaGTAGTTAAGATTTGAGATCTCATCGACTTTTTCTCCTTGATGAGCTAAGAAATGTCCTATTCATAGTAAAATGGGGCCACGAGGCTAGCATATATCAACCATGCCATGCAGGCTGCTTGCTTTGTGCCAGGAAAAGCTGGTACTAAAGATAACTCAATTATGGAGTTCGAGCTGTTTGATgcttttcaaagtcaacctgcCTCCGCCAAAAGAACTTGTCGCTGAAAATTCATGGAACCAATAAgtcaggcttcgtttggatgacaaacatctctcaactcatctcaattcattattataattttttcaaatctcaatataaaatataataaacaattcaattttttcaaatcttaaaataataataatattaaaaaataatattctaacaatattttatcatctcaactcaactcacttcaacatccaaacgcaacctcaATCTGCCTTTTACAAAGAAAAACCTAACACCTATTCTAGATCTACCTCtgacaaatttcaaaaaaaaaaaaaaagttctatttaatttagaaaatgattgatTACCAACTTTGGAAATCTTTGCACTAAGGAGATatcaattattcaaataataataattctatttatcatcttttttatttattatccaCTTATTATTCTTCcataatatggtattaaattatttaaaaactttttattcaatttcaatcGTCAATTAGTTATTTAGAGCtctttggataatgagatgaaatgtaataattttatatgagttgaataaaatattattttttaatattattttttttaatttaaaaaaattaaattgtttattatattttgtgtaaaaattttaaaaaattataataatgaaatgaaatgaaatgaaatgaaatgaaatgaaaccaTTGCTATATCCAAAACAGGGCCTTAATGCAACATTAGAGACCTGATGAGTTGACgatgattaaataataataaataatatgttttttctttcttattgtcAAAGTAGCTAGATACATTAACTTCAAATGGAGACCCCAAGGCTCAGTGTTGAAAAGCAAATATTGGTGGATAGTGTACAACTGATGGCAGACAATATAGCACAACCAATTTCATGTGCAGAAATTGAATTGGAGTAATGAGTATATATCCTCATTAATGGGTGTTGTATATCAAGAAAATTGCTCTCAATGGGAAAGTGTAGAGCCCTAAAGATTGTTTATTAGCTTAATGCCACAAGATAATGACAAAAATATTGATCAATGCCACAAGAGAATAAAGCCAAATGTAATTGACAATGTATATTTAGTTAGATTATTGGGTTTTAgtcattatttactatttaaataattagattgacaagtgaaatgatcaaaatattctttattttaaaaataattggacATTTCATTGTATGATCAAAATCCTTTATGTTTTATCCAATGTTCAAAAGgtgttttaatatatatatatatatatatatatatatatatatattatattaatcatgcataAAGAAAAAGTCAGTACTTATCCTATTTATCTATTTGGAAAATGCTTTAAGGACACTGAAAGGTTTACTACGAAAGTAATAGAAATTGAGTTGGCCATTTGTGCGTTAGTACCGCATCACCaatatataactatttttaCAGTAATAAATGTTGATGCGATAAAATTtccactattttattttaaaataatagttgagATTTAACAAATACTAAGATCATTTGGATACTCTaatgagatgtgatgatttgtaaataataataaaatgatttataaatagtaataaaacagtttgagttgagatattttatggagttttgaaaaatgagagaaaaaaagttaaataaaaatattataaagttaaaaaatatcgttaaaatataattttttaatataatttttattttgagatttaaaaaaattaaattactttttatgttttatttgaaagtttgaaaaatttgtaatgattggataatgattaaatgaaaaagtttaagattttaaaattaaaaaatatttgtacttgtggtgtttgaatattaagatgagataagagcATCTTACAATCCAAATGGGACCTAATTAAAAgatagtaaaatggtttgtacATAGTAATAAAACggtttaagttaagatgttttatggagttttgaaaaatgagggagaaaaagttaaataaaaatattataaagttaaaaaatattattagaatataatttttattttaaaatttgaaaaagttaaatttttttttgtgttttgtttggaagtttggattTGTAATGGTtgggtaatgattagataaaaaagttgaagatttaaaattaaaaagtatttatatttctaGTGTTTGAACGTTGAGATGAGATCAAAACATCTTGCAATCCAAATGAAACCTAAATGATAGAGTCCCTTAAAAAAATCGTTGGGGTCATTACTCTACTATAGATGTTGCCCTTTGGCCTTGACAaattatagaaattaaaatgagcaaattatatatagatgttgTGCTAAACGCATAACTTTAACTAAATTATGGAATTGTCCTTGAACTCCATATGGTAAAACATGACTGCAACTAGTGTCcctctttttgaatttttttcttatagagaGAGGTGTTAGGTCCACACACAAATCTTATACAAAGGCTTAATACAAtatgttggatttattttacaataataatacaaagATTTACCATTTGATGGATCTAACTAAATCATATCTGTGTGTAAATTTAAAGTTTTAACAAAGATTGTAAAAGGTTATTTGCATTTACATATATTGGTAATAACCTTCTTGATGGCATGAGCAACTTCCTAGTATACACCATTAAATGACACCACAAaatcatattcatattttaatttgaccAATTTTGTATTAAGATAAACTTGTTAATTGGTTTGAGGTTTTGTCCAATTTCAAATGAGTACATGAggtaaacttttttaaaaagatactTATGACATATGTCGAATTTTAAAGTAAGTCTTccgtttatttttaattaattatattatagaagATTTCAATCCATCAAAATTAAACCACTGATGACACTGATAAATaggtgtaacacccccttcccgtaggctaggtgtgtcacgtatttttcatgaaaaataacccggcaagcgattctctaatttcataattgaaaaataaactgaagtaatttattatgaaataaaaggtctaataaaaaatgtcttcccaaaacattaaagaaataactgaataaattcgtcataaaagacacattttattttaaaaagtctgaacaaaactaaaatgttccttctactcctggcctgcctgctcgtaatcatcatcttcacctgggtaattaaaaacatgaaaataaactaaaatgagtcgatgactcagtaagaaatctatcataacgaaaacgtaataaacataaaattttcataagaactttcatgctgaacttaaaatttatgactgttcatgctaatgcttatgctatgtatgactgaattttctgaactaactgactgatttatcttacttatctgactggccaacacacttaaccctgtgtgcaaggttgtgcaccagccccacatcccgctgcagcaaggggaactgctgatagtattctagcatactatggtggaccacgactgagttcgtggcttgcacaccaccctgaaactgaactgcattggtaccatgcatctgaatggccatcttattaactgatctgatttttatcttacacttgaatttaagatggcttatgtgtcttatacacatgagatgcatgacataatacatacataactataatttctgaaactgaaacatgatgcggaatgacatgatcatatgctatgctggatgacatgcttgtacatgagcggttcataaataatggctatcaaagaactggcttgaataatacatacatataagctaactatgatgatcctaatttatgatcaaatttacttacctcgatgcgtttcttcttgaataatacttcgtaacttgagacctatattcaataaataactatcactaaattgtttggaactaaaataaatgctaatatcttacttaactaaattcggaattctaaaacatagtcaaaccaatatttgtttaacactaaaatcaataattcatagtatttaaattacttaaaatactaatttataatttagtagaaatactcgagctatttttaaataattcacaaaaacttaaattcttaaactaagtttcatttcttaacgtaattattaaatcttataagaaacttaataaattccattaaattcttaacatagaaattttattaaaatcttactaaattgacaatattaactcaaatattagacttaaaaaatttatactttaaaacatattttcaattctttaaacatttattaaaaagaacctttaactaatatatttatttaataaactcaactagtaatattaaactcaatataaatcactaaaacaattattgaagtaaaatgagatcaagtctaacttaaaatataagctcaaataaatatcactataatctgTAAAAAGGGTTAAAAACTCTTGCCCATAAGTATAATACTATACTACATGAGCCCAAACAGGAAACTAAACCCAAACCCAAcctcatacgggcctaaggcccaaggcccaacaaaAGAACCCACGGGTTCCTCAAGAACCCGAGAACAAGTCTAATATCcgataaaaaatgaaaacagagagttgagagagaaagtGTCTGCGATGGAGGAGCTCACCGAGGAAGAGGGGCTAACTCGACGACGGTTCTGGCGGCTGGGAGCGATCGGCGGCGCGACAGGGGGGGTTCCTATGATGGTGCGACAccgagggaagagagaaagcGTTTGGAGAGAGGAACTACTAAACCgaaacaaaagaagagaaaaagagagctGATGGCGGTTGGCTTACCGAAAATGGGTGGCTGAGCTAGGGCTGGGCTGGTCGGCACCGTCTGTGACGCCGGAAGGGAGTCCCGCGTCTCTGAGTGGCGTGGAGTTACTGCGAGAAGGAGTGGGTGGCTGCGGGTCAGAGAAGAGAACTCAAATacaagtgagttttctttgtatttttcttgtgtttgaatCAGATATTCTAGATGGATTTATAAAGACGATAGAAAGGCTATCTGATAGGGTTTTTTTAATGAGAGTTAGACTCCTACTAGGACTCGAATTTACACACTACGGGATGAGAAAGAGTATGAGATCAGggttcaaatttgaaacaaagtggATGAAACTTACGGAttggtgatttgaatttgtcaaacagcggctaacaaagtgatgaggttcggagactagaaaaatttaaactttaattttcaaaacaaacatcgcagtgaacgtaatctgaaacactttagaaatccttattaaaacaaaactctaacaaatcataaatagcaaccataatagaaaatatagagataaattaaatataaattttgataaaactatactcataaaaatataaattctaaaataaaagtttactaggaaaaattactaatatacccTAAAACCAAAACTGGTATGTCACAATAGGGCTGGGCAATGGGGGCCAATCCCCTGACTCGCTTGCGTGTCCTGCCCAGCCACTTGACACTAGGGATTGCAGGTAGGATATCCACCCGCCCcgcctatatataaaaaaaatcttaattttaagtttctaaCCCTGTCGCCatatctttcttcttcttcttcttcttctttctcgtTTTCTCATCTCACATCTCTTccgttttcttctttctttcttctctcctctctttttcttcttcttcttcttcttccttttgaaCCTCTCCTCTCTTctatcttctccttcttcttcaagTCTTTTCCTCTACCCTCTTCTTCTCTGACTTCGTGGGTCTCAAGAAGTTCTCCAGATCCTTCTCTTAAGGTGGTAATCAGTTCAATCCGGTTcagttttggacatattttgaAACCAAATAAGTCAAAATCAGTTTTAGAATTCTGAGAACTGATATAGGCCGATTCAtcccaaaaatcaaaactttcgacttttttttttttttttgtttcggTTCGATTTTACAGGTGTGATTCAGTTTTAGGTTTTTTGTTGGGGTAGTTGGTTTTTCAcacccaaataaaaatattttttaccccAAATATGATAGAacccaaaacattatttttaaaaacaccGTACATATAACCACTAAAGTAAAAGGTCCAACagtatataaaaaacaattacagGATAACTGCTTACCAAGTACTTagcttaaaaaaattacaattacatgttgtcaaataaaaataaaccaatcacacatgATTTAACCCAATCACCAGTAGCCAcacaattacaaaaaaaaaataaccagcTCATATCAACCAACTCCAAGAGTCCCGACTCCAAATATCCACTCTTCGAATAAACCTTacaatttcattcaaataaatcaaatctcCAATCTCCAAGGCTAGATAAGCATAGAACTAGCAACAAAATAATCGTTAGTCCCAATTAAGACTTTATCATGAATTAGATGAAATGTAAAtatgtgtaaaaatgtatttatcaaaaatgtaattatctttgatatatatataatgtacccTTATATttataccatattatatatttaagtatgtaacttaatatataaagataaataataacatattaataacttaatattaatattcacgTTTAAGAGTAAGTTTATATCGAGGAagcataaataataagattaaaattctatgttatattaattttataatatgtataatatatatagtatataatataaaaaattaaaaaatatatatttcgttTGATTCGGTCCATTTTTTGTCTAGTGTTTTGAAAATTGGGACCGAACCGGTTTGAAATCGACCAAATAGGTTGTGATTCAAACCAAATTGTTCAATTTGTTTGGTTTGAtt
This genomic window contains:
- the LOC108990152 gene encoding protein NUCLEAR FUSION DEFECTIVE 4-like, which gives rise to METPSSRWMATVASIWIQCSCGASYTFGIYSSVLKSTQSYDQSTLDTVSVFKDIGANAGVLSGLLYSSVTLRTARLRGPWVVHAAGAIQCFLGYFLIWASVVGLIPRPPVPLMCLFLFLAAHSQTFFNTANVVSGLENFPHYGGTIVGIMKGFLGISGAILIQVYDTLCKGRPSTYILMLALFPTFISLALMFFVRIYKATTGDDKRHLNGYSSVALVIAGYLMVLIILENVFTLPFWAQISTFILLLFLLASPLGISIKAQKEDTRRLQQTDSIDSNLLTESAEQITSQKFSSAEDPIEYHEVQGGVGGEGTSSVDKTLADAEHLNLLQAMRTVNFWLLFVAMICGMGSGLATINNMSQMGESLSYKTVEINNLVSLWSIWNFLGRFGAGYVSDYLLHTRGWARPLLMAITLATMTAGHVVIAFGFPGNLYMGSILVGICYGSQWSLMPTITSEIFGVRHMGTIFNTISIASPVGSYIFSVRVIGYIYDKEASGEDGTCHGTGCFMSSFLIMASVTFFGFLVAVALFFRTKRFYQLVVLRRLKHSLNDK
- the LOC109019877 gene encoding protein EARLY FLOWERING 5-like, with the translated sequence MQVCTMLPPPPLGLPMKSSNQTEGASSDADTNNFSATKDLSKLVPPPPPPRQQPPVPGPLTTLQSDVLPTGISSHPPTTASSRYAASISWSWTCRPCRTSWSYASANAKVVWSSGASPNDETTTSTGSSTYLPRR